CAGGTCGGGCTGAACGCTCGTCACCCTTTCGTGGATCGCGCGAAGGCTGCGGCGAAAGGTCGGAGCGTTGGCCAGGGCGTTGGTGGCCGTGCGGAGGAGGGAAATGCCGCGACCATTGGGCACGGCGAACCCGGGACTTTGGATTGCCTGGACGCGGCCCGCAAAGGCTTCCTCAAAGAACGCCGGCAGGCTCCGGTTCGGGTTGGACCCGACGAGGACGGCGGCGACGTGATGGCCGCGCCGCTGCAGCATCTCCTGCATCGCGATCGCCTGCGTCATGTGGCCGCGACCTTCGCCCTGCACCGTGAACATCACTTTCATGGAATCGAATGAGGCTGATGTTGCCGTCGAAATCCTCGACCAGCGCCGTGCAGTTCTCGACCCAATCCCCGCAATTCATGTATACCATGTCACCGACCTGTCGGATTTCCGGCCGGTGGATGTGCCCGCAAATGACCCCCGCCATTCCACTCTTGCGGCCGAACTGAAGCATGGTGTCTTCGTAGTCGGTCACGTACTTCACCGCGCGCTTCGCCCGCAGCTTGATATATGAAGCGAACGACCAGTATCCGAAACCGAAGCTCCGGCGAATCCGGTTGATCCAGACGTTCAGGTCGAGAATCTTGTCGTAGAGCACCGTCCCGACGCGCTCGAGCACGCGGTTGAAGTGGACTAGCCCGTCGAACTGATGGCCGTGGATGACGAGGTACTGCTTTCCGTTCGCGGCGGTGTGCACGGCGCGCTCGACGAGCCGCACCGTGCCGAACGGGATTCCGAAGAACTTTTCCAGAAACTCGTCGTGATTCCCCGTAATGAACGTGACATGGGTGTGTTTGCGATTCTTGCGCAGCAGTTTCTGGATCAGCGTGTTGTGCTCGTCGTTCCAGAACCATTTGCGGCGGAGCTGCCACCCATCAACGAAATCGCCCACGATGTAGAGGTGGGCGGATTCGGTGTCGCGGAGAAATTCGAGCAGTTTGCCGACCTGGGCGTGTTTCGTGCCCAGGTGAACGTCGGATATCCAAATCGCGCGATAGTTCATAGACGGTTGTCGCGGGTCGCAGGATGAGCCCCACGATATTATCACAACTGGAATCCCGCCGCGGCACCGACATCGGCCAATCGTCACGCGATCGACGCAGAACCGTCACAAACGGCGGCTCCGGGCGCTTTCCAGACGCGCCGATTGACGCTGGCCGTCGATACACCGCTCGACGAGCTCGGAGCATCGAGATCGAAGACGCCGATGCCTTCCTCGCCGCCAGCGGAGACGCGCCAGGATTTCCCGCGCGGTGATCGATCGACGCCGTCAACGCGCGACGATGCCTTGACATGACACCCGTGGCGACCCTAGTTTGCTCTAGGCCTTGAGCAAATAGGCCAGTCGTCCTCCCTCGAATTGGTTCGTTCGCCATGCCCGACACCGCCGCACGCGATCTCTTTCCCGGCGCGCTGGAGATGATGGTGCTCCGCTTGCTGAAACAGGAGCCGATGCACGGCTACGCTTTGGTGCAACGCATCCAGCAAGCGTCCCGCAACCTGCTGCAGGTCGAAGAAGGCTCGCTCTATCCGGCGCTTCAGCGTCTGCTCAAGGACGGTCTGGTGAGCGCCGAGTGGGGGGTGTCGTCCACCAATCGGCGTGTTCGCATCTACTCGCTCACACGCGCCGGAACGAAGCATCTCGCCAACGAGATCTCGAGTTTCGCCCGCATGTTTCAGGGCATCAATCTCATCCTCGCGCTGGAGGATCGATGAGCCTCTTCGACCGACTCTTCCGACGGCGGCAGGTGTACGACGACCTGTCCGATGAGGTTCGCTCGCACCTCGAAGAGCGGATCGATGCTCTCATGGCGCAGGGGATGTCGCGCGCGGACGCCGCGTCGGCCGCCCGCCGCGCGTTCGGCAACGTGACGAACGTCGTCGAACAGGGCCGCGACGTGTGGCAGTGGCCGACCGCCGAGTCGGTCGCGATGGACGCGCGCTACGCGCTCCGCCAACTACGCCGGGCTCCGGTGCTCTCGGCGACGATCGTTCTCACGCTGGCGATCGGCATCGCGGCGACGACGACCGTCTTCAGCTGGGCGCGGTCGGTGCTCCTCAATCCGCTCCCCGGCGCGAACGACGCCGGCCGCGTCATGGCGCTCGAGACGACGACGTCGTCGGGCAGTTGGACGCCGACGTCGTGGCTCGACTACCGTGATTTTCGACGCTACCTCAAGTCTTTCGATGGACTGGCTGCCGCGTATCCGATGGGCGTCGCGCTCGGCGACGGGACGCGTGCCGAGCGGCATCCCGCGGAGCTCGTGTCCGCCAACTTCTTCGATGTGATGGGCGTCGCGCCGGCGCTCGGTCGGACGTTTCCGCCGGGCGACTACGCCGGCAGCCAGCCGACGATCGTCATCGGCTACAATCTTTGGAAGACGCGCTTCCAAGGCGACTCGTCGATCCGCGGACGCGTGGTGCAAGTCAACGGATTTCCGTTCTCTATCATCGGCGTCGCGCCACCAGGTTTTCACGGATCCATGCCGGGCGAAGAAGTCGACCTGTGGGTACCAGCCGGCATGCTCGGTCAGATCGTGCCGACAGGCTCGTGGTGGCTCGACGATCGCGGCACGAGAACTTTTCGGGTGTTCGCTCGCCTCTCCGACGGTGTGACGTTTGACGCCGCGCGCGCCGAGGTCGAGTCGTTCGCTACGCGCATGGCGAAAGCCAACGGCGACGTCAGCAAGGGCATGGGCGGACGCCTGATGCCCGTGTGGCAATCACATTGGGGTCTGCAAGATGCGCTGCGAGCGCCGATCGGCGTGCTGCTCGCGGCATGCGGGCTCGTGATGCTCATCGTCTGCGCGAACGGCGCCAACCTGCTCCTCGCGCGCGCGACCGGTCGTCGACGGGAGCTCACGTTGCGAATGGCGCTCGGGGCTCCACGCACGCGTTTGTTGCGCCAATTGTTGACGGAAGCGTCCGTGCTCGCGCTGAGCGGGGCCGCGCTCGGCCTGCTCTGCACGTTTTGGCTGTCACGGTCGCTTCGATTCCTTTTGCCGTCGTTCTCGTCGCGCGCGGTGCTCGCGCCGCACGTGGACGGTCAGGTCCTCGCGCTCGCCATCGCGCTCGCCGCCGTCGTGACGATACTCGCCGGCATCGCGCCGGCGGTGTTGGGGTCGCGTGAGAATGCGGCAGAGGCATTCGCCGAGGGCGGTCGTGGCTCGGTCGGCGGGACACGCACGGCGCGGATGCGCGCGGCGTTCGTCGTTGCGGAGATGGCGCTCGCGGTGGTCGCGCTGGTCGGCGCCGGCGTCTTCTACGACGCCTTCCGACAAGCGCGCGCGCTGTCGCCCGGTTTTTCGGCCAAGCAGGTCGCGATGGGTTCGGTGAGCATCACGTTGGCCGGCTACGATTCGGCGCACGGCGACGCATTTCTGCGTGACGTGAGTGAGCGGCTGGCGCGCGCGCCGGGCGTCACGGCGGCGAGCTACACCGACTACGTGCCGCTCAGCCTCGGCTCCGGATCGTGGGAAGATCTGCGCGTCGAGGGCTACACTCCCGAGCCGAGCGAGAACATGAAGCTGTTTCGCGCCGCGATCGGCCCCGACTACTTCAAGACGCTCGGTATTCCGTTGATCGCGGGTCGTGATTTTACCGCGGACGACGACTCCGCGCACACCGCGGTGATGATCGTCAACGAAGCGTTCGTTCGGCGATTCATGCACGATCACGCCGCACTCGGTGTGCGCGTGCATGGGTGGGGGCGATGGTTCACCATCGTCGGTGTCGCGCATGATTCCAAGAACTACCGGGTGACCGAGCCACCGACTCCGTTCTTCTTCGTTCCTGTCCGGCAGGTCTTTCGGCCGGAGAATGGCTACACGTTCCTCGTGCGAACCGCCGGCTCGGTCGACGAGGCGGTCAGGTCGATTTCACAGGCCGTGAAATCGGTGGACCCGAGCGTGCCCACGTTCCGCACGATGCCGCTGG
The nucleotide sequence above comes from Gemmatimonadaceae bacterium. Encoded proteins:
- a CDS encoding UDP-2,3-diacylglucosamine diphosphatase; protein product: MNYRAIWISDVHLGTKHAQVGKLLEFLRDTESAHLYIVGDFVDGWQLRRKWFWNDEHNTLIQKLLRKNRKHTHVTFITGNHDEFLEKFFGIPFGTVRLVERAVHTAANGKQYLVIHGHQFDGLVHFNRVLERVGTVLYDKILDLNVWINRIRRSFGFGYWSFASYIKLRAKRAVKYVTDYEDTMLQFGRKSGMAGVICGHIHRPEIRQVGDMVYMNCGDWVENCTALVEDFDGNISLIRFHESDVHGAGRRSRPHDAGDRDAGDAAAARPSRRRRPRRVQPEPEPAGVL
- a CDS encoding ABC transporter permease; amino-acid sequence: MSLFDRLFRRRQVYDDLSDEVRSHLEERIDALMAQGMSRADAASAARRAFGNVTNVVEQGRDVWQWPTAESVAMDARYALRQLRRAPVLSATIVLTLAIGIAATTTVFSWARSVLLNPLPGANDAGRVMALETTTSSGSWTPTSWLDYRDFRRYLKSFDGLAAAYPMGVALGDGTRAERHPAELVSANFFDVMGVAPALGRTFPPGDYAGSQPTIVIGYNLWKTRFQGDSSIRGRVVQVNGFPFSIIGVAPPGFHGSMPGEEVDLWVPAGMLGQIVPTGSWWLDDRGTRTFRVFARLSDGVTFDAARAEVESFATRMAKANGDVSKGMGGRLMPVWQSHWGLQDALRAPIGVLLAACGLVMLIVCANGANLLLARATGRRRELTLRMALGAPRTRLLRQLLTEASVLALSGAALGLLCTFWLSRSLRFLLPSFSSRAVLAPHVDGQVLALAIALAAVVTILAGIAPAVLGSRENAAEAFAEGGRGSVGGTRTARMRAAFVVAEMALAVVALVGAGVFYDAFRQARALSPGFSAKQVAMGSVSITLAGYDSAHGDAFLRDVSERLARAPGVTAASYTDYVPLSLGSGSWEDLRVEGYTPEPSENMKLFRAAIGPDYFKTLGIPLIAGRDFTADDDSAHTAVMIVNEAFVRRFMHDHAALGVRVHGWGRWFTIVGVAHDSKNYRVTEPPTPFFFVPVRQVFRPENGYTFLVRTAGSVDEAVRSISQAVKSVDPSVPTFRTMPLADYIEGPLKSQETATQLLGILAVVASLLAAIGLYGVLAYMVAQRTKEIGVRIALGAQTADVLRMVGVQVAALLLVGLAVGLAVGAGAVRVLAATVGSLGTVHTTVFAFAAAVMTIVAVMASGIPARRSTRIDPVIALRGD
- a CDS encoding PadR family transcriptional regulator, which encodes MPDTAARDLFPGALEMMVLRLLKQEPMHGYALVQRIQQASRNLLQVEEGSLYPALQRLLKDGLVSAEWGVSSTNRRVRIYSLTRAGTKHLANEISSFARMFQGINLILALEDR